A window of Thermodesulfobacteriota bacterium contains these coding sequences:
- a CDS encoding efflux RND transporter periplasmic adaptor subunit — MKKRNSITLVAVLIALAVIAYGLYRYGHALPGLREIPFFQKGHEHTLKPVLTAEGEIDYWTCPMHPSVKMKDHGTCPICGMELTPVMKDNGHEHHDAPDETRTPQGEDHGGHVMEEIPTDADAGKPKTEFTVSPERQQLIGVKTTPVTMRPLDRTIRTVGIVVLDETKVERVHTRFSGWVDRLYVDYTFEHVHKGQPLFSIYSPELVSTQEEYLIALRSKDALSGSGYPEISGGSDALLDAAERRLRLWDVSQGQIDELARTGKVKDNLVVYSPVSGHVLEKNVFPNMYVEPDTVLYTIADHSSVWVEADVYENEISLVKVGDEATMTLAALPGREFKGKVTFISPHLDMKTRTAKARLEFPNPDLSLLPEMYADVVIDVPVGERLAVPDSAVLRTGASDIVFVSKGGGRMEIRAVRLGAKAGGYYEVLGGLSDGELVVTNARFLIDSESRIQDAAAAWQEDGAGHSH, encoded by the coding sequence ATGAAAAAACGAAACAGCATCACCCTCGTCGCCGTACTTATCGCCCTCGCGGTAATCGCCTACGGATTATACCGTTACGGTCACGCCCTTCCGGGCCTGAGGGAAATCCCTTTCTTTCAAAAGGGCCACGAGCACACCTTGAAGCCCGTGCTGACGGCCGAGGGCGAGATAGATTACTGGACATGCCCCATGCACCCATCGGTGAAGATGAAAGACCACGGCACGTGCCCCATATGCGGCATGGAGCTCACCCCCGTGATGAAGGATAACGGCCACGAGCATCACGACGCGCCGGACGAGACCCGAACGCCTCAAGGTGAAGACCACGGCGGGCACGTGATGGAGGAAATCCCGACGGACGCAGACGCCGGCAAGCCGAAGACGGAATTTACGGTGAGCCCGGAAAGGCAGCAGCTCATAGGCGTGAAGACGACGCCTGTAACGATGCGCCCACTCGACAGGACTATAAGAACCGTCGGCATAGTCGTCCTCGACGAGACGAAGGTCGAGCGCGTGCACACGAGGTTCAGCGGCTGGGTGGACAGGCTCTACGTCGATTACACGTTCGAGCACGTCCACAAGGGCCAGCCGCTCTTTTCCATATACAGCCCCGAGCTCGTCTCGACGCAGGAGGAATACCTTATAGCCCTCCGCTCGAAGGATGCCCTCTCGGGCAGCGGCTATCCGGAAATATCCGGCGGCTCCGACGCGCTCCTCGATGCCGCCGAGAGGAGACTCAGGCTCTGGGACGTATCTCAGGGACAGATAGACGAGCTCGCGAGAACCGGAAAGGTGAAGGATAACCTCGTCGTCTACTCCCCCGTCTCGGGCCACGTCCTCGAAAAGAACGTCTTCCCCAACATGTACGTCGAGCCCGACACCGTCCTTTACACGATAGCCGACCATTCGAGCGTCTGGGTCGAGGCCGACGTATACGAGAACGAGATTTCCCTGGTCAAGGTCGGAGACGAGGCCACGATGACGCTCGCCGCCCTCCCCGGCCGTGAATTCAAGGGGAAGGTGACGTTTATATCCCCTCATCTCGACATGAAGACCCGGACGGCTAAGGCGCGCCTCGAATTCCCGAACCCCGACCTCAGCCTCCTTCCCGAGATGTACGCCGACGTCGTCATAGACGTCCCCGTAGGCGAAAGGCTGGCCGTCCCCGACTCGGCCGTGCTGCGTACGGGCGCGAGCGACATCGTCTTCGTCAGCAAGGGCGGGGGCAGAATGGAGATAAGGGCCGTCAGGCTCGGGGCGAAAGCCGGCGGATACTACGAAGTGCTGGGCGGCCTCTCGGACGGGGAGCTCGTCGTCACAAACGCGCGTTTTCTCATAGATTCCGAGAGCAGGATACAGGACGCGGCGGCGGCGTGGCAGGAGGACGGAGCGGGCCACAGCCACTGA